From the genome of Kaistella daneshvariae, one region includes:
- the ygiD gene encoding 4,5-DOPA-extradiol-dioxygenase: MNLNDLENISQLYKNTEKMPVLFLGHGSPMNAIEENQFVQGFRNISKEIPRPNAILCVSAHWFTNGTFVTAMMDPKTIHDFYGFPKELFEVEYPAPGSPELAKETTELLLPEIVEEDHSWGLDHGAWSVIKHLYPNAEIPVIQLSIDYSKPPQYHFDLAKKLQKLREKGILIIGSGNIVHNLRMVDWKNINTAGAGWDWAIEAREMTNNWLLDGNFQNLINYQNQGVALRTAVPSPDHYLPLLYSLALKEKTDELSLFNDELIGGSLSMTSVRIG, translated from the coding sequence ATGAATTTAAACGATCTTGAAAATATTTCTCAGCTTTATAAAAATACCGAAAAAATGCCGGTACTTTTTCTCGGTCACGGTTCGCCGATGAACGCGATTGAAGAAAACCAGTTCGTGCAGGGTTTCCGGAATATTTCCAAAGAAATTCCGCGTCCAAATGCTATTTTATGCGTTTCTGCCCATTGGTTTACCAACGGAACTTTTGTCACTGCGATGATGGATCCGAAAACCATTCACGATTTTTATGGTTTTCCGAAGGAACTTTTTGAAGTGGAATATCCCGCGCCGGGCAGCCCCGAACTGGCGAAAGAAACCACCGAATTACTTTTACCGGAAATTGTGGAAGAAGACCACAGTTGGGGACTGGACCATGGCGCGTGGAGCGTCATCAAGCATCTTTATCCGAATGCAGAAATTCCGGTGATTCAGCTCAGCATTGATTACTCAAAACCGCCGCAATATCATTTTGATTTGGCAAAAAAACTGCAAAAACTGCGGGAAAAAGGAATTTTAATCATCGGAAGCGGAAACATTGTACACAACCTCCGCATGGTAGACTGGAAAAATATTAATACCGCCGGCGCCGGCTGGGACTGGGCGATTGAAGCACGCGAAATGACAAATAACTGGCTTTTAGACGGTAATTTTCAAAACCTGATTAATTACCAAAATCAAGGAGTTGCACTACGAACCGCCGTGCCAAGTCCGGACCATTATTTGCCGCTGCTTTATTCTTTGGCTTTAAAGGAAAAAACCGATGAGCTTTCACTTTTCAATGATGAACTTATCGGCGGAAGTTTAAGCATGACCAGCGTGCGAATTGGTTAA
- a CDS encoding DMT family transporter, whose translation MVQKSALFRLHLIVFLWGFTAILGKLIHADASILVFYRMFFAAFFLFIFIRFFKKESLKISKKLFLQLGIIGGFMAFHWLCFFYSIKVSNVSIALSCLSLSTLFASILEPIVFKRKIDISEVIMGIVILVCMGLIFKTEFQYKEGIFFGVLTALFGTVFGVFNGRIFGKTSSGNIIFYEIFSGCAILSVLYLFTGQLFQLHDISMRDLGLVLILASFFTAFPMLESVNLMKYISPFTLILTVNLEPVYGIILAFFIFGESEQMSPIFYVASLVMISAIVINGVLKARKATAAKNLENS comes from the coding sequence GTGGTTCAAAAATCTGCCCTCTTCCGTTTGCATCTTATCGTTTTTTTATGGGGCTTTACGGCAATTTTAGGAAAATTGATCCACGCAGACGCCAGCATTTTGGTATTTTACCGCATGTTTTTTGCAGCCTTCTTTCTTTTTATTTTCATCCGGTTTTTTAAAAAGGAAAGTTTAAAAATCTCGAAGAAATTATTTCTTCAGTTAGGAATCATCGGCGGTTTTATGGCTTTTCACTGGCTTTGCTTTTTTTATTCCATTAAAGTTTCGAACGTTTCCATTGCATTAAGTTGTCTATCACTGTCGACGCTTTTCGCCTCCATTTTAGAACCCATTGTTTTCAAAAGAAAAATTGATATTTCCGAAGTCATCATGGGCATCGTCATTCTGGTGTGTATGGGACTTATTTTCAAAACTGAATTTCAATATAAAGAAGGAATTTTTTTCGGCGTACTAACGGCGCTTTTCGGAACTGTTTTTGGCGTCTTTAATGGAAGAATTTTTGGAAAAACCAGTTCGGGAAACATTATTTTTTATGAAATTTTCTCCGGCTGCGCGATACTTTCGGTGCTGTATCTTTTTACGGGACAACTTTTTCAGCTCCACGATATCAGCATGCGCGACCTTGGTTTAGTCCTGATTCTAGCCAGCTTTTTCACCGCTTTCCCGATGTTGGAATCGGTGAATTTAATGAAATACATTTCGCCTTTCACCTTAATTCTTACGGTAAATCTGGAGCCGGTTTACGGGATTATCCTTGCTTTTTTTATCTTTGGTGAATCCGAGCAGATGAGCCCGATTTTTTACGTAGCTTCCCTGGTGATGATTTCCGCAATTGTCATTAACGGCGTGCTGAAAGCCAGAAAAGCTACCGCAGCAAAAAATTTAGAAAATTCATGA
- the hutH gene encoding histidine ammonia-lyase: MKTYGIDELTIEDIIAILENPKHAALNDEARAKILKSEQNVREIVESDRTVYGINTGFGPLCDVKISEEETAQLQYNLIISHAVGVGKPIAKDLSRVMMIAKIHALSKGFSGVSLAVIERLILMLEKDIIPVVPEQGSVGASGDLAPLAHLVLPLLGLGKVWRGEEIRDAKSVLAENNLEALELGPKEGLGLINGTQFILAHAILGLYKFEYLLDLADLTAALSLEAYRGSASPFKKELHDIRPFNGSKKVAARMVKFLENSENLKSHEFCDRVQDPYSMRCVPQVHGASRNAFEHLKNLAETELNSVTDNPIVLSAEESISGGNFHGQLLALPLDYATLAAAELGNISDRRSYLLLEGKYGLPRLLTASSGLNSGFMIPQYTSAALVTENKTLCFPASADSIPTSLGQEDHVSMGSISGRKFNQVLGNLENILAVELLFGAQGLEFRRPAKCSQYIENAYSLIRTKVEKLENDRLIGEDILAIAAMIRQRKFAVN; the protein is encoded by the coding sequence ATGAAAACTTACGGTATCGATGAACTGACCATCGAAGATATAATTGCAATTTTAGAAAATCCAAAACATGCGGCCTTAAATGATGAAGCAAGAGCAAAAATTCTGAAATCAGAACAGAATGTACGCGAAATTGTAGAATCCGACCGCACGGTGTACGGCATCAATACAGGCTTCGGACCACTCTGCGATGTAAAAATCTCCGAAGAAGAAACCGCACAGCTGCAATACAATCTTATTATTTCGCATGCTGTGGGCGTTGGAAAACCTATCGCTAAAGATTTGTCGCGCGTCATGATGATCGCAAAAATTCACGCCTTATCGAAAGGTTTTTCCGGAGTTTCTTTGGCCGTCATCGAACGGTTGATTTTAATGCTGGAAAAAGACATTATCCCCGTCGTTCCCGAGCAAGGTTCTGTAGGCGCGTCGGGCGATTTAGCACCGCTTGCGCATCTGGTTTTACCTCTTTTAGGCTTGGGAAAAGTTTGGCGAGGTGAAGAAATTCGCGATGCAAAATCGGTTTTGGCAGAAAATAATCTGGAAGCTTTGGAACTCGGCCCAAAAGAAGGTTTAGGTTTGATTAACGGTACCCAATTTATTTTGGCGCACGCGATTTTAGGTTTATATAAATTTGAATATTTGCTTGATTTGGCAGATTTGACAGCAGCTTTAAGTCTGGAAGCTTATCGCGGATCGGCAAGTCCTTTTAAAAAAGAGCTTCACGATATCCGTCCGTTTAACGGAAGTAAAAAAGTAGCTGCCAGAATGGTAAAATTTTTGGAAAATTCTGAAAATCTAAAAAGCCACGAATTTTGTGACCGCGTACAGGATCCGTATTCCATGCGTTGTGTGCCGCAGGTTCACGGCGCCAGCAGAAATGCTTTTGAACATTTGAAAAATCTCGCCGAAACGGAGCTAAATTCTGTCACCGATAATCCAATTGTTTTAAGCGCCGAAGAAAGCATTTCCGGTGGAAATTTCCACGGTCAATTATTGGCGTTGCCGCTCGATTATGCAACTTTGGCCGCTGCGGAACTCGGAAATATTTCCGACCGCAGAAGTTATCTTTTATTGGAAGGAAAGTATGGTTTGCCGCGCTTATTAACAGCAAGTTCAGGTCTAAATTCCGGATTTATGATTCCGCAGTACACTTCCGCGGCGTTGGTTACGGAAAATAAAACCCTGTGTTTCCCCGCATCCGCAGATTCCATCCCAACGAGTTTAGGTCAGGAAGATCACGTGTCGATGGGCAGTATTTCCGGTAGAAAATTCAACCAGGTTTTGGGAAATTTAGAAAACATTCTGGCGGTTGAACTTCTTTTCGGCGCACAGGGATTGGAATTCCGACGTCCGGCAAAATGCAGCCAATATATTGAAAATGCCTACTCTTTAATCAGAACCAAAGTTGAAAAACTGGAAAACGACCGATTAATCGGTGAAGATATTCTAGCCATCGCAGCAATGATTCGACAGCGAAAATTTGCAGTAAATTAA
- a CDS encoding DUF6582 domain-containing protein — protein METTWKPHEEHGKLSTAEKNDLPESVFAFPKQKKEPMTDASHVRNAMARFDQVKDVSDADRDLAFANIKKAAKHYDVEIQEKSWKEFGKK, from the coding sequence ATGGAAACAACCTGGAAACCCCACGAAGAACACGGCAAACTCTCAACTGCCGAGAAAAATGATTTGCCGGAAAGCGTTTTTGCTTTTCCAAAGCAGAAAAAAGAACCGATGACCGATGCTTCCCATGTGAGAAATGCCATGGCGCGTTTTGATCAGGTGAAAGATGTATCGGATGCCGACCGAGATCTTGCTTTTGCCAACATTAAAAAGGCGGCAAAGCATTACGACGTCGAAATTCAGGAAAAAAGCTGGAAAGAGTTCGGAAAAAAATAA
- the uvrC gene encoding excinuclease ABC subunit UvrC has translation MNSDLELQLKTLPSDPGVYRYYDKFNQLLYVGKAKNLKKRVLSYFNKNQAGYRTRIMVSKIVRLETTVVNSEYDALLLENNLIKEHQPFYNVMLKDDKSYPWICIKNEDFPRVFLTRTKIKDGSEYFGPYAKVRPAKFLLDTIKHIYKIRTCNLNLAPEKIAEGKYRVCLEYHIKNCEGPCEMLEMKESYDRKIEAIRGIIKGDFRIAKEYLVHQMMAFAQNLEFENAQMVKERMDLLDDYQVKHTVVNPSINDVDVFGMTSDETAAYINYFKIQNGNIIQSFTTEIKKVLEESDEDLLEEAMIEIRQKFDSDSKEILIPFHLTLEIPNVKLIVPKVGDKKRIVELSEKNAKEYRIEKLKQVQILDPERHTNRIMAEMQKLLRMPTEPRHIEGFDNSNIQGTNPVSACVVFKDGKPSKADYRIFHPKTVVGPDDFKTMEEVIYRRYKRLLDEAEPLPQLILIDGGKGQLSSAIKSLKLLGLYGKITIIGIAKRLEEIYFPEDPIPLYLDKKSETLKILQRVRDESHRFGVKHHRTRRKNSTIKSELEEIPGVGPRAIEMLLLKLKSVKRVKESSLETLEEILGKSKGKMVWEYFNSGS, from the coding sequence ATGAATTCCGACTTAGAACTTCAACTTAAAACTTTGCCTTCAGATCCCGGTGTTTACCGGTATTACGACAAATTTAACCAGCTTTTGTATGTCGGAAAAGCTAAGAATTTAAAGAAAAGAGTTTTATCCTATTTCAATAAAAACCAGGCCGGTTACCGCACCAGAATTATGGTAAGTAAAATCGTACGCCTGGAAACTACCGTCGTAAACAGCGAGTACGACGCGCTTTTGCTGGAAAATAATCTTATCAAAGAGCATCAGCCTTTTTATAATGTGATGTTGAAAGATGACAAATCCTACCCGTGGATATGCATTAAAAATGAAGATTTCCCGCGCGTTTTCTTAACACGTACTAAAATAAAAGACGGTTCGGAATATTTCGGGCCGTACGCCAAAGTCCGTCCCGCCAAATTTTTGCTCGACACAATTAAACATATTTATAAAATCCGGACTTGTAACCTGAATTTGGCGCCGGAAAAAATTGCGGAAGGAAAATACCGCGTTTGCCTGGAATATCACATCAAAAATTGTGAAGGTCCTTGCGAAATGCTTGAAATGAAGGAAAGCTACGACCGGAAAATTGAAGCGATCCGCGGAATTATTAAAGGCGATTTCCGGATTGCAAAAGAATATTTGGTGCACCAAATGATGGCGTTTGCGCAGAATCTGGAATTCGAAAATGCACAAATGGTAAAAGAACGCATGGATTTGCTGGACGATTACCAGGTGAAACACACGGTGGTGAATCCCAGCATTAATGATGTTGACGTGTTCGGAATGACCAGCGATGAAACCGCGGCATACATCAATTATTTTAAAATTCAGAACGGAAATATCATCCAGAGTTTTACCACGGAAATCAAAAAAGTGCTGGAAGAATCCGATGAAGACTTGCTTGAAGAAGCCATGATTGAAATTCGGCAGAAATTCGATTCTGATTCAAAAGAAATTTTAATTCCATTTCACCTAACGCTCGAAATTCCGAATGTAAAACTCATCGTTCCAAAAGTAGGCGATAAAAAAAGAATCGTGGAGCTTTCGGAAAAAAACGCGAAAGAATACCGCATTGAAAAGCTGAAACAGGTTCAGATTTTGGATCCGGAACGGCACACAAACCGAATTATGGCAGAAATGCAGAAATTGCTGCGAATGCCGACAGAACCGCGCCATATTGAAGGTTTTGACAACTCCAACATTCAGGGTACGAACCCGGTTTCCGCGTGTGTTGTTTTCAAAGATGGAAAACCGAGCAAAGCAGATTACCGTATTTTTCATCCAAAAACCGTTGTGGGTCCCGACGATTTTAAAACAATGGAAGAAGTTATTTATCGCCGCTACAAAAGACTTTTGGATGAAGCGGAACCTTTGCCACAGCTCATTTTAATCGATGGTGGAAAAGGCCAGTTATCTTCGGCGATAAAAAGTTTAAAACTTCTCGGTTTGTACGGTAAAATCACCATAATTGGTATTGCTAAACGTTTGGAAGAAATTTATTTTCCCGAAGATCCAATTCCTTTGTATCTCGATAAAAAATCGGAGACGCTGAAAATATTGCAAAGAGTTCGTGATGAATCGCACCGCTTTGGTGTAAAACATCACCGTACACGGCGTAAAAATTCCACCATAAAATCGGAGCTGGAAGAAATTCCGGGCGTGGGTCCGCGCGCAATTGAGATGTTGCTTCTAAAATTGAAATCGGTGAAAAGGGTGAAAGAATCAAGCTTAGAAACTTTGGAAGAAATTTTAGGCAAATCGAAAGGGAAAATGGTGTGGGAATATTTTAATTCCGGTTCTTAG
- a CDS encoding phosphatase PAP2 family protein: protein MRYLLAFFLFLNFSLLTFAQQKDSVSINNQRLQFEMKKTIVPLALMTSGVVFDGNGRESLKNEVVEERNAHLFGFTNHVDDYAQFAPLVAVYGFEAAGMQPRTEWQNRTAILVKAQVVNLGLVYVLKTTLKKTRPDGTAYSFPSGHTANAFAGATMLAIEYGEHYKWVPYASYAFATGIGIMRMANNKHYISDVLFGAGLGILSVKAAYWTHQYKWNRTKTQSDPFAGIYQSLN, encoded by the coding sequence ATGCGGTATTTACTGGCTTTTTTTCTGTTTTTAAATTTCTCCCTGCTCACCTTTGCACAGCAAAAAGATAGTGTAAGCATCAACAACCAGCGGCTTCAGTTCGAAATGAAGAAGACCATTGTTCCTCTTGCATTGATGACTTCCGGAGTTGTATTTGATGGAAACGGCCGCGAATCCCTGAAAAACGAAGTGGTAGAGGAACGGAATGCACATCTTTTCGGTTTCACCAATCACGTTGATGACTATGCGCAGTTTGCGCCTCTTGTAGCGGTATATGGTTTTGAAGCGGCAGGAATGCAACCACGCACTGAGTGGCAAAACCGGACGGCTATTTTGGTTAAAGCCCAAGTGGTGAACCTCGGCTTGGTGTATGTGCTGAAAACTACGCTGAAGAAAACCCGACCAGACGGTACGGCGTATTCTTTTCCGTCCGGCCACACCGCGAATGCTTTTGCCGGCGCCACCATGCTCGCGATCGAATACGGTGAACATTACAAATGGGTTCCGTATGCTTCTTATGCTTTTGCCACCGGAATTGGCATCATGCGCATGGCGAACAACAAACATTATATTTCCGATGTTTTATTCGGGGCTGGTTTGGGAATTCTCTCCGTCAAAGCCGCTTACTGGACGCATCAGTACAAATGGAACCGGACCAAGACCCAAAGCGATCCGTTTGCGGGAATTTACCAGTCGCTGAATTAA
- a CDS encoding acyl-CoA carboxylase subunit beta gives MNLEFNKREDQNKLKLGEINSLLSEIKKGGGEKRLQKQRDEGKLTARERIDYLLDKNRESIEIGAFAGFEMYEEEGGCPSGGVVVVMGYVSGKQCLVVANDASVKAGAWFPITAKKNLRAQEISIENRLPIIYLVDSAGVFLPMQDEIFPDKEHFGRIFRNNAKMSSMGIVQISAVMGSCVAGGAYLPIMSDEAMIVDKTGSIFLAGSYLVKAAIGENIDNETLGGATTHCEISGVTDYKAKDDKDALDRIKNIMKSIGSYDKAGFDRIESFPPKENIENIFGHMPASRADQYDTFNIIKCLVDNSEYEEYKADYGKTIICATARIDGWSVGIVANQRKLVKSGKGEMQFGGVIYSDSADKATRFIANCNQRKIPLIFLQDVTGFMVGSKSEHGGIIKDGAKMVNAVANSVVPKFTVITGNSYGAGNYAMCGKAYDPRLIVAWPWSELAVMGGSQAAKVLAQIQESTLKKQGKEITEEEHQEILDTISKRYKKQTEPTYAAARLWTDAIINPVDTRTWISMGIEAADHAPITEKFNLGVIQV, from the coding sequence ATGAATTTAGAATTTAACAAAAGAGAAGATCAGAATAAATTAAAATTAGGCGAAATAAACAGCTTATTGAGCGAAATAAAAAAAGGCGGTGGCGAAAAAAGATTGCAGAAACAGCGCGATGAAGGAAAACTCACCGCGCGGGAACGCATCGATTATCTTCTCGATAAAAATAGAGAATCTATTGAGATCGGTGCTTTTGCAGGTTTCGAAATGTATGAGGAAGAAGGCGGCTGCCCAAGCGGCGGCGTTGTTGTCGTGATGGGTTATGTTTCAGGAAAGCAATGTCTGGTCGTGGCCAATGACGCTTCAGTTAAAGCCGGTGCCTGGTTTCCGATTACTGCGAAGAAAAATCTTCGCGCGCAGGAAATTTCCATCGAAAACCGTTTGCCTATTATTTACCTTGTTGATTCTGCAGGTGTTTTCTTGCCGATGCAGGACGAAATTTTCCCGGATAAAGAACATTTCGGACGAATTTTCCGCAATAATGCCAAAATGAGTTCCATGGGAATTGTGCAGATTTCAGCCGTGATGGGAAGTTGCGTTGCCGGCGGCGCTTATTTGCCGATTATGAGCGATGAAGCCATGATTGTGGATAAAACCGGCTCTATATTTTTAGCAGGAAGTTATTTGGTGAAAGCGGCGATTGGTGAAAACATCGATAATGAAACTTTGGGCGGCGCGACCACGCACTGCGAAATTTCCGGCGTTACGGATTATAAAGCGAAAGATGACAAAGATGCGCTAGACCGCATTAAAAATATCATGAAATCTATCGGCAGTTACGATAAAGCAGGTTTCGACCGCATTGAAAGCTTTCCGCCGAAAGAAAATATCGAAAATATTTTCGGACATATGCCGGCGTCCAGAGCCGACCAATATGATACTTTTAATATTATAAAATGTCTGGTTGACAATTCGGAATATGAAGAATATAAAGCAGATTATGGCAAAACCATTATTTGTGCGACGGCAAGAATTGATGGTTGGAGCGTAGGAATTGTGGCCAACCAAAGAAAATTGGTTAAAAGCGGAAAAGGCGAAATGCAATTTGGTGGCGTGATTTATTCCGATTCTGCGGACAAAGCGACGCGATTTATCGCGAATTGTAATCAAAGAAAAATTCCATTGATTTTCCTTCAGGATGTCACCGGATTTATGGTAGGTTCGAAATCTGAACACGGTGGAATCATAAAAGACGGCGCGAAAATGGTGAATGCAGTAGCGAATTCGGTAGTGCCAAAATTCACCGTAATAACCGGAAATTCCTATGGCGCCGGAAATTATGCGATGTGTGGAAAAGCCTACGATCCGCGTTTAATTGTTGCCTGGCCATGGAGTGAACTTGCGGTGATGGGCGGAAGTCAGGCTGCGAAAGTTTTAGCACAGATTCAGGAATCCACCTTGAAAAAACAAGGTAAAGAAATTACGGAAGAGGAACATCAGGAAATTCTGGACACCATTTCAAAAAGATATAAAAAACAAACCGAACCAACGTACGCGGCAGCAAGGCTTTGGACCGATGCAATCATCAATCCGGTGGATACGCGTACCTGGATTTCAATGGGAATAGAAGCTGCGGACCATGCGCCGATTACAGAGAAATTCAATTTAGGTGTTATTCAGGTTTAA
- a CDS encoding putative type IX sorting system protein PorV2, with protein sequence MKKLVFATILLFGFFSEAQIVRKYSNEFLNIGAGARGLAMGGAVISSQNDVYAPMWNPAGLIGVERDWQGAAMHAEYFESIAKYDYLAFAKPLDNNGGVFAISVVRLGIDNILNTTQLIDPEGNIDYDKITSFSQSDYAALISYAFHPGGNHRLDVGANAKLVYRNVGKFANGFGFGFDLGAIYHADSGWNYGAMLKDATTTVNFWTVNQDELSAIVNGEEFNPAPKDKMELTMPKLNVGLSRNFEINRDLEILPEAGLNVDFAKTAALISTDFASITPYAGAELKFQDMIFVRVGVNRFQNITDIENLKRKISFQPSAGIGIIYQGLTLDYAITNSGIGGSNFYSNFFSLKLDMGVFRN encoded by the coding sequence ATGAAAAAACTCGTTTTCGCCACCATTTTGCTTTTCGGATTTTTTTCCGAAGCACAAATTGTGCGAAAATATTCCAATGAATTTTTAAACATTGGTGCGGGTGCGCGCGGCCTGGCAATGGGCGGTGCTGTAATTTCCAGCCAAAATGATGTCTATGCTCCGATGTGGAATCCTGCAGGTTTAATCGGCGTAGAACGCGACTGGCAAGGCGCGGCAATGCACGCGGAATATTTCGAGTCGATTGCAAAGTATGATTACCTCGCTTTTGCAAAACCTTTGGATAACAACGGTGGTGTTTTTGCAATTTCTGTGGTGCGGCTTGGCATTGATAATATTTTGAATACCACGCAGTTAATTGATCCGGAAGGAAATATCGACTATGATAAAATCACGAGTTTCTCCCAGTCCGATTACGCGGCATTAATTTCTTATGCGTTTCACCCGGGCGGAAATCACCGGCTGGATGTGGGCGCAAATGCAAAACTCGTGTACCGAAATGTGGGAAAATTCGCGAACGGTTTCGGTTTCGGTTTTGATCTGGGCGCCATTTACCACGCAGATTCGGGTTGGAATTACGGCGCCATGCTGAAAGATGCGACAACAACCGTAAATTTTTGGACGGTGAACCAAGATGAACTTTCTGCCATCGTGAACGGTGAAGAATTTAATCCCGCCCCAAAAGATAAAATGGAACTTACCATGCCGAAGCTAAATGTAGGTTTGAGCCGAAATTTTGAAATTAATCGTGATTTAGAAATTCTTCCTGAAGCCGGACTAAATGTAGATTTTGCAAAAACAGCCGCGCTGATTTCTACAGATTTTGCGAGTATCACGCCGTATGCGGGAGCAGAACTGAAATTTCAGGATATGATTTTCGTGCGCGTGGGCGTAAACCGATTTCAAAATATTACCGATATTGAAAACCTGAAACGTAAAATTTCTTTTCAGCCCAGCGCCGGAATCGGAATTATATATCAAGGTCTGACGCTGGATTACGCCATTACCAACTCCGGAATTGGCGGCTCGAATTTCTATTCGAACTTTTTTTCCTTAAAGCTCGACATGGGTGTTTTCAGAAATTAG
- a CDS encoding YceI family protein codes for MSTKWNLDTTHSEITFKVRHMMISNVKGEFKDFNVEMESEDDTFRNAKVRATIDTASISTNNTDRDTHLKSADFFNAEANPVITFETDSLNDDITGNLTMNGVTKPVKLDVDFGGINVDPWGQTKAGFSFEGKINRKDFGLNWNTALETGGVMVSDEVKIAGELQFVKA; via the coding sequence ATGTCAACAAAATGGAATTTAGACACAACCCACAGCGAAATCACTTTTAAAGTAAGACACATGATGATTTCTAATGTTAAAGGAGAATTTAAAGACTTTAACGTAGAAATGGAAAGTGAAGACGATACCTTTAGAAACGCAAAAGTACGTGCGACAATTGATACGGCGTCCATCAGCACCAACAATACAGACCGCGACACGCACCTGAAATCTGCAGATTTCTTTAACGCTGAAGCCAATCCGGTTATCACTTTCGAAACAGATTCTTTAAACGATGATATCACCGGAAATCTTACCATGAATGGTGTTACAAAACCTGTTAAATTGGATGTGGATTTTGGTGGAATTAACGTAGACCCGTGGGGACAAACCAAAGCTGGATTCTCTTTTGAAGGAAAAATTAATAGAAAAGATTTCGGATTAAACTGGAATACCGCACTGGAAACAGGTGGTGTAATGGTTTCTGATGAAGTTAAAATTGCAGGTGAACTTCAGTTCGTAAAAGCATAA